The Acinetobacter sp. SAAs474 DNA window GTTTGATTATTGCTGTGTACACGCTGCTCTTGCAATGCGTGAGGACGGTTATGAAACCATCATGGTTAACTGTAACCCTGAAACTGTTTCAACTGACTATGACACTTCCGATCGTTTATACTTCGAGCCAATTACTCTTGAAGATGTATTAGAAATCGTACGTACAGAAAAACCAAAAGGTATTATTGTACAATACGGCGGTCAAACACCACTTAAATTGGCACGTGCTTTAGAAGAAGCAGGCGCACCAATTATCGGTACATCTCCTGATGCGATTGACCGTGCAGAAGACCGTGAACGTTTCCAGCAAATGATTCAACGCTTACAACTTCGCCAACCAAACAACAGCATTGTTAAATCTGCTGAAGAAGGCATGGCTGAAGCAGCTAAAGTGGGTTATCCATTGGTAGTACGTCCATCTTATGTTCTTGGTGGTCGTGCGATGGAAATCGTGTATAACGATGACGAACTCAAACGCTATTTACGTGATGCTGTTCAAGCATCAAATGAAGCACCAGTACTACTTGATCACTTCCTTGATGATGCGATTGAAGTTGATGTTGACTGTGTTTCTGATGGTAAAGATGTGGTGATTGGCGGTATTATGCAACACATCGAACAAGCAGGTATTCACTCTGGTGACTCTGCATGTTCAATTCCGCCTTATTCTTTATCTAAAGACATTCAAGACGAAATGCGTCGTCAAACTGTTGCGATGGCAAAAGAGCTCGGTGTTGTTGGTTTAATGAATGTACAATTTGCTGTAAAAGGCAATGACGTCTATATTCTAGAAGTGAACCCACGTGCATCGCGTACCGTACCATTTGTTTCTAAATGTATTGGTGAGTCGTTAGCTAAAGTTGCTGCACGTTGTATGGCAGGCCAATCTCTTGAATCACAAGGCTTTACTCAAGAAATTATTCCTGAGCATTTCTCTGTCAAAGAAGCGGTCTTCCCATTCAATAAATTCCCTGGTGTTGATCCAATCCTTGGCCCTGAGATGAAATCTACAGGTGAAGTCATGGGTGTTGGCAAAACTTTTGGTGAGGCATTCTATAAAGCTGTGTTAGGCTCAAATGATCGCTTGCCAGGTAAACCAACCGAAGGCGAAGTCAAACATGCCTTTATTTCCGTACGTCACTCAGATAAACCACGTGCCGTCGGTATTGCTAAGCAACTTGTTGATTTAGGCTTTAAAGTGATCGCGACTGGCGGTACTTATGATGTGATTAAAGATGCTGGTATTGAATGTGAGCGTGTCAATAAAGTGACAGAAGGTCGTCCAAATATTGTTGACCGCTTGAAAAATGGTGAAGTTCACCTCATTATCAATACAACTGAAGGCAAACAGGCACAAGAGGATTCATTCTCTATTCGCCGCTCAGCACTACAAGGTAAAGTGTATTACACCACAACCTTAAATGGTGCAGATGCTGTATGCCAAGCTTTAACGATTAAATTACCAATGGATGTATACCGCTTGCAAGATCTTAGCAAAGGTTAATTCACATTCCGATAGGTCCCGTCACCTGATCGGTGGCGGGATTTTTTCATTTTATAAACCTTGTATTTTTATACGCAACGAGAGGGACAACAATGCAACGTTATCCTATGACACCTGAAGGCAAATTAGCCTTAGAGAAAGAATTACAACAGCTTAAGTCTGTGGATCGTCCACGTATTATTGCAGCTATTGCAGAAGCACGTGAACATGGGGATTTAAAAGAAAATGCAGAATACCATGCAGCACGTGAGCAACAGGGTTTCTGTGAAGGACGTATCCAAGATATTGAAGGTAAACTAGGCGCATGCCAAGTTATCGAAGTTAAAAAACTGGAACAAAATGGTCGTGTGGTTTTTGGTGTGACCGTCACCATTGAAAACTTGGATAGTGAAGAACGTAAAACCTATAAAATCGTTGGTGATGATGAAGCTGACTTTAAAATCAATAAAATTTCTGTTAACTCACCGATTGCCCGTGGGTTATTAGGTAAAAGTGAAGGTGATGAAGTCAAAATTACTACACCTCAAGGTGAAGTAGAATACGAAATCGTCAGTGTTGAATATTTATAATACAATTAATATCATGACTGTCATACATCAATATAAAACTGGTGTGCGATGATCATTTGTATCATCTTCCATATGCTGATGTCAGACCAAAATCTGATCACCTGTTAAATTCAATAAAGATGATGAGTGTTAATAGAACACTCATCATTAACATGAGATTAAAAACATGGCATTAAAATTACAGTATCCATCCATGATTTAAAACTTACCTCTCCTGCTTAATGTAACTCGATTTGCCTCTCAATATAAATTAAAAATCAACCCTAGTTGCAAATTACTGGATAAGTCGGCCACTTAAATTAAAAAAAAATAAGCTTTTATTTTTGAGAAAAGATTTTCTCTCTGTACGACCGGCCTAAAATCTCAAGCTCATAAGATCTATGTAAAATCCGATCCATGACTGCATCTGCAATGATAGGATCTTAAAACTGCTCAAACCATAATTTTTTAGGAACTTGGCTTGTAATTAAAAGTCCACCGCTCTGAGATTGCTTATCAATAATTTCAAGAAAAGCTGGTGCTAATGCTTGATTAAATCCACCCAAACCAAAATCATCAATAATAAGTAATTTTGCAGTACGTACTTTTTTTTGAAGTCTTTGATTTCACCTAAAGTGATTGCATTGGCAATTTCATCAAATAAGCTAATCGCATTAAAATACATGGTGCTATAACTGCAATGACAAACCTCCGCTCCGAAAGCTTTATGTTCATCCTTTATCCATTCTTCGTACTGTTCAAACCTCATTCTGGTGGGAGGAAATTTGGAAAAAACAGCCAAGCACACATATGGCGCATTTATATAAAGAACAATCGCCAGATTGGATATCAACAGCACATGTGGCAAGTGAAGGCCCTGTCCAAAATATAGATAAAGATTAGGTTATAATAAAATCACACGGTAAATTTTATTAATTACTAAAAATCAATAACTTAAATTTTTTATTTTTTCTTTAAATGGCTTTGTTGCACAAAGCTGTTCTTAGGGGCTTCTTCAGCAATATAATTTCTAAATGAAGAAGCCTATACACAAAATTTAGAACAGTCTCTGCTCCTTTCCTGTGATTTAGAATCGTAAAGTATCAATCACCAATTTTAAAGCCGAGGATTGCTGTCTGCGATGTGGGTAATAAAGGTGATAACCTGAAAACTGGATACTATATTCTTCTAAAACCTGAATTAAGTCACCTTGTTGAATTTCTTTTTCGACCATATCCTTTGGAATATATGCTAATCCCATACCCGATTTAACAGCGTGGACAATATCAAAGCTCTCATTAAATACCCATTTAGCATTTATCTTAACTTTAAACCCCTGATTATCTTTTTCAAATTCCCATGCGTAAATCCCCCCCTGAGTCATTAACCTGAATCCAATACAGGGATATTGATCTAAATCTTTTGGAGCATTGGGGATACCATAATGTTGGAAATAATCAGGTGTTGCCACAACTGCCATTTTTACATCTTCGCCAATTCTCACAGCGACCATACCATCCGCGACTCGGCTACCAAACCTGACTCCTGCATCAAAATGCTCAGCAACAATATCAACCATGCCACTGTTGGCACTAAACTCCACTTCGACATCAGGATAAAGGTGGGCAATTTTTGTCAGTTTAGGAATTAGGATATGTTGTATGGCATGACTACTGGCATTGATTTTTATCTTACCTGCTGGCGTATCCCGAAAGGTATTAAGTAAGGTCAGTTCATTATCAATTTGGTCAAAACTGGCACTAATTGTTTGTCTTAGTCGTTCACCTGCTTCGGTGGGTGATACGCTACGAGTAGTACGATTCAGTAATAATATCCCTAGACGTTCTTCCAGACCACGAATGCTATGACTCAAGGCAGATTGTGAAACTCCAAGTTTACCTGCTGCCTTGGTAAAACTACCTTCTCTTGTGACCATGAGAAAAGCATGTAAATCATTATAATTTTCTCTGCTAATCAAGGTATTCACTCCTGTCAATGATTGACGATTTAATCTGGATCATGATCTGTTATTAATGAAGTGTATTCATAACTCTATTCTATTTTAAGACCTTATTCTTCTTTTTTATTATTTCTATACTGATCAAGACATAAATTACTGGATAGATTTTAATGAAAAAGGTCATCGTGATTGGTGCAAGTGGTCATACATCCCAACAGATTATTCCTAGACTACTTGAGCAAGCTGATGTACAACTAACACTATTCTCTCGCAATATCAAAGAATTAAAAACATTAGAAGATAAATGTGTCCGTTTGATTGAAGGAAATGCAAATAATTTAGAGAGCTTAACAGATGCAATTCAAGGCCAAGATATTGTTATTAGTACAATGGGTGATATGGACTTAGATGTTAAAACTGAAAATATTGTTCAAGTAATGCAGAAATTACGAGTACAACACTTAATCGCCATTAGTGCTGGTGGTATTTATGATGAGTTGCCAGAAGCATTTAATGATTGGGATAAACACATGGTTGGCTATACTCGTCCAATTAACCTAAGAACAGCAGAAGTGATTGAACAATCTTCACTGCAATATACGATTTTACGTCCTGTCTGGCTTACAGATAAGAATATGAACTGACACAAAAAGGGGAAATTTTTAAGGGTACAGAAACCTCCCGTGCAAGTCTTGGACGTTTTATTGCTACGATTGTAGAAAATCCACAACTACATATTGGTGAGAATTTAGGGATTAGCCAACCAAATACCGAGGGTGATAAACCTGCTGTATATCGCTAACTATTATTAACTCATATCAAGGCTGCCTTTATAGGCAGCCTTGATTATTAATGAATGTTATTCATAACACTATTCATATTTTTCCTCTTATTCAGCCTATATATAGCTTCTATAATCAAAAGAACTCAACTACTTTGGGGCAACTCAAATGACTTATGCTTATGGTGCAACGGCTGCCACGAATCCTTTAGAAAAACTGACCATTCAACGTCGTCATGTTGGGCATCACGATGTAAAAATTGATATTGCTTATTGTGGTGTCTGCCACTCTGATATTCACCAAGTCCGTTCTGAATGGGATGGTACGCAGTATCCTTGTGTGCCAGGCCATGAAATTGTTGGACGAGTGACCGAAGTTGGAAAGCATGTATCTAAGTTTCATGTTGGTGATTTAGTTGGTGTTGGCTGTATTGTAGATAGCTGTCGTCACTGTACTGATTGTGAAGAAGGTCTTGAAAACTACTGTGACAATATGGTCGGTACATATAACTTTCCCACACCTGATGCACCTGGTTATACATTAGGTGGTTATTCTCAACATATCGTAGTAGATGAAAACTATGTATTAAAGATTAAGCACGATGAACAGCAACTCGCTGCTGTCGCTCCGTTACTGTGTGCAGGGATTACGACTTACTCGCCATTACGTCACTGGAATATAGGGAAAGGCAAAAAAGTAGGTGTCGTGGGTATTGGTGGCTTGGGACACATGGGTATTAAACTGGCTCATGCAATGGAGGCATATGTTGTAGCCTTTACGACATCTGAATCAAAAAAACAGGAAGCTCTCTCTTTAGGTGCAGATGAAGTAGTCATTTCTAAAGATGCAACTGCAATGGCAGCTCACCAAAAAAGTTTTGATCTGATCATTAATACGGTAGCTTCATCTCACAATCTTGATCCATTTTTAACCTTGCTCAAACGTGATGGAACATTAACTTTAGTCGGTGTGCCTGAAACACCACACCAATCACCTAATGTATTTAATCTCGTTGGTAAGCGTCGTTCGATTGCAGGTTCAATGATCGGCAGCATTGCCGAGACACAGGAAATGTTAGACTTCTGTGCCGAGCATAACATTGTGGCTGATATTGAGTTAATCCGTGCTGATGAAATTAATACAGCCTATGAACGTATGCTTAAAGGTGATGTGAAATATCGTTTTGTGATTGATAGCAAAACTTTAAAAGATTAATTTAAGAACACATAAAAAAACAGCCTGTTAGAAACTTTAACAGGCTGTTTTTATTTACCAAGCATAAGCTTGTGGTGCTTCTCCACAAGGCGGCCAAATCTCATCAAGTTTTGCCAGTGTTTCTAGTGAAAGCTGTATATCCAATGCTTTGATATTTTCCTGCAATTGTTCTACGGTACGAACACCACTAATCACAGAAGTTACAGCAGGATTATGAAGTAACCATGCCAATGCAACTAAAGCTGGTCTTTGACCCAATTCAGCACACAGTTTTTCATAGGCTTCAAGTTGTGGGCGAAGTGCTTGGATTCGCTGTTGTAGTCCTGCAGTTGCTCTACGGCTACCTTGTGGAAGCTCATCAAATACACCACCTAATGTACCCATACCAATTGGACTCCACGGAATTAAACCAATACCAAAATGACGTAATGCAGGGATGACTTCCAGCTCAATACTACGTTGGGTCAGGTTATATAGGCTTTGTTCTGATACCAAACCAAGTTGATGGCGAGCATTTGCACTACATTGAGCGGTGGCAATATCCCAACCTGCAAAATTACTACTACCCACATAAGTAATTTTGCCCTCACGAATCAACTGCTCCATTGCTTGCCAGATTTCTTCCCAAGGAGTCTGACGATCAATATGGTGCATTTGATAAATATCAATATGATCTGTTTTTAAACGCTTTAAACTGGCTTCACAGGCACGTTTGATGTGATACGCAGATAATCTAAGATCATTCACACCAGTATCCATTGGTTGATAAACTTTAGTGGCGAGAATAATTTTATCCCTGCGACCACCTTGTGCTAACCAGCGACCAATGATCTCTTCTGATGTCCCAAAACCTTTTTCCATATCAGGTGATTGTGGGCCACCATACACATCTGCGGTATCAAAGAAATTAATTCCTTGATCTATAGCTTCATCCATAATTTTGAAACTATCAGCTTCATTGGTCAACTCACCAAAATTCATTGTACCCAGTGTAATACGGCTGACTTGTAATCCTGTACGTCCCAAATATGTATATTGCATAAATTACTCCTTATATCATCATGTATTAGGCTACTTTCAGTCGGGAAACCCATAAGGTAAATACCGCTGAAATAATTAACAAAACTGCACTTACAAAAAATGTTGCCTGATAACCATGATGGTCAAATAACAAACCGCCAAGCATTGAACCTAATGCGATACAAAGCTGTACAATTGCCACAAATAAACCACCGCCAGCTTCGGCATTGTTTGGGAATGTTTGAGCAATCCAACTCCACCATCCCACAGGTGCAGCCGTTCCGAGTAATCCCCACAAACCAAGCATGATAATGACTAAAATTGTCCATGTACCAAAGCCAATCAGTGTGAATGCAATCGCTGCCATAAGTAGTGGAATTGCAATTAAAGTGCCGTAAAAATGACGTTTTAAAACAATACTAATCAGTAATGTGCCAACAAAACCCATGATACCAATGACGAATAAAGTAAAAGATAAAGTGGAAACATTGATCTGTGTTACTTTTTCTAAAAATGGACGAATATAGGTATAGAGTGAGAATTGCCCCATAAAGAGCAAGCCTGTTGCCAACATCCCAATTAGTACAATACGCTGACTTAATAACTGGAATATGCCACCTGATGAGTTAGATACAGACCTTTGATTTTTTAATGACGGCAAACTAATCCATTGCCAAATAAAAGCTAAAATTGCAATGGGGACTAAACAAAAAAAAGCTCCACGCCAGCCAATCATTGCACCTAAATAACTTCCTAGAGGTAGTGCAACCACAGTCGCTAAAGCATTCCCACTATTAAAAATAGCTAAGGCTTTAGGAACAGATGTGGTCGGTACAAGACGAATTGCGGTTGCTGCGGACATTGACCAAAAACCACCGACAACAACACCAATCAACACCCGACCAAATATATAGACCCAGTAATTTGGAGCAAGTGCCACCACTGCACTAGAAATCGCCATTAAGGCGGTTAACCAAAGCAGTAAGGTTTTACGGTTCATATCGCCTGCCAGACGAGAAATCGACAGACTGGTCATAACGGCAAATACACCTGAAATCGCAATACCATATCCTGCCAGCCCCTCAGTGACACTTAAATCACTGGCAATGGGTGTCAATAAACTCATAGGCATAAATTCAGAAGCAATCAGAGCAAATACACATAAAGTCATGGCAAATACACCACTCCAATATGCAGGCTGCTGTTCGATCTCAGAAGATTGATGTGCAGGTGTCATAGATTTTCTCTACAAAAATAAGATGGCTAT harbors:
- the greA gene encoding transcription elongation factor GreA; its protein translation is MQRYPMTPEGKLALEKELQQLKSVDRPRIIAAIAEAREHGDLKENAEYHAAREQQGFCEGRIQDIEGKLGACQVIEVKKLEQNGRVVFGVTVTIENLDSEERKTYKIVGDDEADFKINKISVNSPIARGLLGKSEGDEVKITTPQGEVEYEIVSVEYL
- a CDS encoding LysR family transcriptional regulator translates to MISRENYNDLHAFLMVTREGSFTKAAGKLGVSQSALSHSIRGLEERLGILLLNRTTRSVSPTEAGERLRQTISASFDQIDNELTLLNTFRDTPAGKIKINASSHAIQHILIPKLTKIAHLYPDVEVEFSANSGMVDIVAEHFDAGVRFGSRVADGMVAVRIGEDVKMAVVATPDYFQHYGIPNAPKDLDQYPCIGFRLMTQGGIYAWEFEKDNQGFKVKINAKWVFNESFDIVHAVKSGMGLAYIPKDMVEKEIQQGDLIQVLEEYSIQFSGYHLYYPHRRQQSSALKLVIDTLRF
- a CDS encoding NAD(P)H-binding protein; translated protein: MKKVIVIGASGHTSQQIIPRLLEQADVQLTLFSRNIKELKTLEDKCVRLIEGNANNLESLTDAIQGQDIVISTMGDMDLDVKTENIVQVMQKLRVQHLIAISAGGIYDELPEAFNDWDKHMVGYTRPINLRTAEVIEQSSLQYTILRPVWLTDKNMN
- a CDS encoding NAD(P)-dependent alcohol dehydrogenase translates to MTYAYGATAATNPLEKLTIQRRHVGHHDVKIDIAYCGVCHSDIHQVRSEWDGTQYPCVPGHEIVGRVTEVGKHVSKFHVGDLVGVGCIVDSCRHCTDCEEGLENYCDNMVGTYNFPTPDAPGYTLGGYSQHIVVDENYVLKIKHDEQQLAAVAPLLCAGITTYSPLRHWNIGKGKKVGVVGIGGLGHMGIKLAHAMEAYVVAFTTSESKKQEALSLGADEVVISKDATAMAAHQKSFDLIINTVASSHNLDPFLTLLKRDGTLTLVGVPETPHQSPNVFNLVGKRRSIAGSMIGSIAETQEMLDFCAEHNIVADIELIRADEINTAYERMLKGDVKYRFVIDSKTLKD
- a CDS encoding aldo/keto reductase, with translation MQYTYLGRTGLQVSRITLGTMNFGELTNEADSFKIMDEAIDQGINFFDTADVYGGPQSPDMEKGFGTSEEIIGRWLAQGGRRDKIILATKVYQPMDTGVNDLRLSAYHIKRACEASLKRLKTDHIDIYQMHHIDRQTPWEEIWQAMEQLIREGKITYVGSSNFAGWDIATAQCSANARHQLGLVSEQSLYNLTQRSIELEVIPALRHFGIGLIPWSPIGMGTLGGVFDELPQGSRRATAGLQQRIQALRPQLEAYEKLCAELGQRPALVALAWLLHNPAVTSVISGVRTVEQLQENIKALDIQLSLETLAKLDEIWPPCGEAPQAYAW
- a CDS encoding MFS transporter, whose amino-acid sequence is MTPAHQSSEIEQQPAYWSGVFAMTLCVFALIASEFMPMSLLTPIASDLSVTEGLAGYGIAISGVFAVMTSLSISRLAGDMNRKTLLLWLTALMAISSAVVALAPNYWVYIFGRVLIGVVVGGFWSMSAATAIRLVPTTSVPKALAIFNSGNALATVVALPLGSYLGAMIGWRGAFFCLVPIAILAFIWQWISLPSLKNQRSVSNSSGGIFQLLSQRIVLIGMLATGLLFMGQFSLYTYIRPFLEKVTQINVSTLSFTLFVIGIMGFVGTLLISIVLKRHFYGTLIAIPLLMAAIAFTLIGFGTWTILVIIMLGLWGLLGTAAPVGWWSWIAQTFPNNAEAGGGLFVAIVQLCIALGSMLGGLLFDHHGYQATFFVSAVLLIISAVFTLWVSRLKVA